From a single bacterium genomic region:
- a CDS encoding proprotein convertase P-domain-containing protein: MSLRQLFILMTLGCLIGATAMAATPDYATLGVTNGQDLGTTVHRHANGGASKLVNTHRVPMSGTPEEIAARFVAENAQTLFDAPAASDKAGDVQVGNLTFKLVRVTSSMSGDHVWMQAYAGDIPVRGGYVVTHLTHDGQVLFVTNELGDVGFELAASAVSLDRASALAAAARIIGGDGLTRVEPKADLVVLREGNRGRLAWRTETATYNPYGDWEIMVDAANGAEISRRDLIICLKPEEKPASINPPTAPMTPDPMNLGGAKGAKAIGTGLAFIANPLNNHADRYGWRDGNAIIDTARDAVSLTNLSGSGLLAGPWVEVFNTDAPRANEPTLTYNYSALLANGHFQEVNVYYHINYWQEYMQSLGILNARDRVTNCYAHQGEDDNSDYSPSQDRIRYGDGGVDDSDDGEIVVHEYGHAIHNDIVPGFVYAGESGAISEGFGDYLGAALGNNPLVGEWDATAYNAGPPPFLRRTDTTKHYPEDIVNQVHSDGEIISAAWWDLRNLVGPTVGDRLVIEGMFYTGTSATFQDYADGIVAADQALYAGAHVGYIYQAFGGRGIGPTYLLNFTHAQQGDTEDLFGPYHLVTTITHTSPITAPDAVKLHYRYGNAGAFTEVVMNPTGGFDEWAGDLPGPGAIGTVEYYLSVVDASGIAASLPASAPAAVLSFAVGPDSQAPVITHNAITDKPLLVWPAVVNATITDNGAISSATVSYTLNGVSQPALAMASMGGNLFSATFPEAAAGLVAGDEFTYSITAVDGSSMANTTVNGPHTFQIIDALGVVLIIDDDVVAQADEKYDDSKGALPVHVRDEASKGAAANAMASVLTTAGWVVYQEPAATSDPATWPGYSFIISSSGANTSPVAGAPYRAALEAYVAAGGKLLLEGGEVAYDAISSPGYPTFKTNVVHGTTWNSDSAGPLVVRAGMATHPIMSLPFTVASPLAISYTGYGDEDAYVAAADAYVVMGTTNYPNSAGIAVYDNTPDPASAQIVNFAFNYAALTDQAEAAELLQNTALFLTTPELGGTASISGEVTVLGGSNGGVLITANPGGFTATTAFDGTYTISGLYANTYTVTATLAGYGSAPQMVTLAAGQHATDVNFGLAPITEFSYCASPSLAIPDNNPTGVSTQLMVTDGDILAGITCSVNVTHTWKGDLVLELTSPLGTTVRLHNRTGGSTDNIVAHFGVDTAVDGPGTLADFAGQFPIGMWTLHLVDAAGSDTGTLNSWCLNTKVTSYVVANEVPNVTVAVNGGRPQLSWNVAPGMADGFNVYRRTQAGIRTRLNDSLVMASDGRVEFVDQSADFAVGTALFYSVGVVRGGSEIAVGTEIEYRVGAGSLPTAFALYGNYPNPFNPLTTIKFDLPRDGHVALRIYDLSGRAVRTLADDNLVRATHTYQWDGTDDAGHRLASGVYYYRVDTDTQSATGKMMLVK, encoded by the coding sequence ATGTCCCTTCGGCAATTATTCATCCTCATGACGCTCGGTTGCCTGATCGGCGCCACGGCAATGGCCGCGACGCCCGACTATGCGACGCTCGGCGTCACCAACGGCCAGGATCTCGGAACCACTGTCCATCGGCACGCCAACGGCGGCGCCAGCAAGCTTGTCAATACCCATCGCGTGCCGATGAGCGGCACTCCCGAAGAGATCGCGGCCCGCTTCGTGGCCGAGAACGCACAGACACTCTTCGACGCTCCCGCTGCCAGCGACAAGGCCGGCGATGTGCAGGTCGGCAACCTGACCTTCAAGCTGGTGCGCGTGACTTCGTCGATGTCCGGCGACCATGTCTGGATGCAGGCTTATGCCGGCGACATTCCCGTTCGCGGCGGGTACGTGGTGACACACCTGACGCACGACGGCCAGGTCCTGTTCGTGACCAACGAACTGGGCGATGTCGGCTTCGAACTGGCCGCGAGTGCCGTGTCGCTGGACCGCGCCTCGGCCCTGGCGGCGGCGGCCCGTATTATCGGCGGCGACGGCCTCACGCGCGTCGAACCGAAGGCCGACCTGGTCGTCCTGCGCGAGGGCAACCGCGGTCGCCTGGCCTGGCGCACCGAGACGGCCACCTACAACCCGTACGGCGACTGGGAAATCATGGTCGATGCGGCGAACGGCGCCGAAATCTCGCGCCGCGACCTGATCATCTGCCTCAAGCCCGAGGAAAAGCCGGCGAGCATCAACCCGCCGACCGCTCCCATGACGCCCGACCCGATGAACCTGGGCGGCGCCAAGGGCGCGAAGGCCATCGGCACCGGCCTGGCCTTCATCGCCAACCCGCTGAACAACCACGCCGACCGCTATGGCTGGCGCGACGGCAACGCGATCATCGACACGGCGCGCGATGCTGTCAGCCTGACCAACCTCAGCGGCTCGGGCCTGCTGGCCGGCCCCTGGGTCGAGGTCTTCAATACCGACGCCCCCCGTGCCAACGAGCCCACGCTGACCTACAACTACAGCGCGCTCCTCGCCAACGGACACTTCCAGGAAGTGAACGTCTACTACCATATCAACTACTGGCAGGAGTACATGCAGTCGCTGGGCATCCTCAACGCCCGTGACCGCGTGACCAACTGCTACGCCCACCAGGGCGAGGACGACAACTCCGACTACAGCCCGTCGCAGGACCGCATCCGCTACGGCGACGGCGGCGTCGACGACTCCGACGACGGCGAGATCGTCGTCCACGAGTACGGCCATGCCATCCACAACGACATCGTGCCGGGCTTCGTCTACGCGGGCGAATCCGGCGCCATCAGCGAGGGCTTCGGCGACTACCTGGGCGCCGCCCTGGGCAACAACCCGCTGGTGGGCGAATGGGACGCCACGGCCTACAATGCCGGCCCCCCGCCCTTCCTGCGCCGCACCGACACCACCAAGCACTACCCCGAGGACATCGTGAACCAGGTGCACTCCGACGGCGAGATCATCTCGGCCGCGTGGTGGGACCTGCGCAACCTGGTCGGCCCCACGGTGGGCGACCGCCTCGTGATCGAGGGCATGTTCTACACGGGCACCAGCGCCACCTTCCAGGACTACGCCGACGGCATCGTGGCCGCCGACCAGGCCCTGTACGCCGGTGCGCACGTCGGCTACATCTACCAGGCCTTCGGCGGCCGGGGCATCGGGCCCACGTACCTGCTGAACTTCACGCATGCCCAGCAGGGTGACACCGAAGACCTCTTCGGCCCGTACCACCTGGTGACGACGATCACGCACACGAGCCCGATCACCGCCCCCGACGCCGTGAAGCTGCACTATCGCTACGGCAACGCGGGCGCGTTCACGGAAGTCGTGATGAACCCGACCGGCGGCTTCGACGAGTGGGCGGGCGACCTGCCCGGCCCCGGCGCCATCGGCACGGTCGAGTACTACCTGTCGGTCGTGGATGCCTCCGGCATCGCGGCGTCGCTGCCCGCGTCGGCCCCGGCCGCCGTGCTGAGCTTCGCGGTGGGCCCGGACTCGCAGGCGCCCGTGATCACGCACAACGCGATCACCGACAAGCCGCTGCTGGTGTGGCCGGCCGTGGTGAACGCGACGATCACCGACAACGGCGCCATCAGTTCGGCGACGGTCAGCTACACGCTCAACGGCGTGTCGCAGCCGGCGCTGGCAATGGCGAGCATGGGCGGCAACCTGTTCTCCGCCACCTTCCCGGAAGCCGCGGCCGGCCTGGTCGCCGGTGACGAGTTCACCTACTCGATCACGGCGGTGGACGGCAGCAGCATGGCCAACACGACGGTCAACGGCCCGCACACCTTCCAGATCATCGATGCTCTCGGCGTGGTGCTGATCATCGACGATGACGTGGTGGCGCAGGCCGACGAAAAGTACGACGACAGCAAGGGCGCCTTGCCGGTGCACGTGCGGGACGAGGCGTCCAAGGGCGCCGCGGCCAACGCGATGGCCTCGGTGCTGACGACGGCCGGCTGGGTCGTCTACCAGGAGCCGGCCGCGACCAGCGACCCGGCGACCTGGCCCGGCTACAGCTTCATCATCTCGTCGTCGGGTGCCAACACCAGCCCGGTCGCCGGCGCTCCCTACCGCGCAGCCCTCGAGGCCTACGTGGCGGCGGGCGGCAAGCTCCTGCTCGAAGGCGGCGAGGTGGCCTACGATGCCATCAGTTCGCCGGGCTACCCGACGTTCAAGACGAACGTGGTGCACGGCACGACGTGGAACTCCGACAGCGCCGGCCCGCTTGTCGTGCGCGCGGGCATGGCCACGCACCCGATCATGTCGTTGCCGTTCACGGTCGCCAGCCCGCTGGCGATCAGCTACACCGGCTACGGCGACGAGGATGCGTACGTGGCAGCCGCCGACGCCTATGTCGTGATGGGCACCACGAACTACCCGAACAGCGCCGGCATTGCGGTGTACGACAACACCCCTGACCCGGCCAGTGCCCAGATCGTCAACTTCGCGTTCAACTACGCGGCGCTGACGGACCAGGCCGAGGCAGCCGAGTTGCTGCAGAACACCGCGCTGTTCCTGACGACGCCCGAACTCGGCGGAACCGCGAGCATCTCGGGCGAGGTCACGGTGCTGGGCGGCTCGAACGGCGGCGTGCTGATCACCGCGAACCCGGGCGGGTTCACGGCGACGACGGCGTTCGACGGCACCTACACCATCAGCGGCCTCTACGCGAACACGTACACGGTGACGGCGACGCTGGCCGGCTACGGCTCGGCGCCGCAGATGGTCACGCTGGCCGCGGGGCAGCACGCGACCGACGTGAACTTCGGCCTGGCACCCATTACCGAGTTCTCGTACTGCGCCAGCCCCAGCCTGGCCATTCCCGACAACAACCCGACCGGCGTCTCCACGCAGTTGATGGTGACCGACGGCGACATCCTTGCCGGCATCACCTGCTCGGTGAACGTCACGCACACCTGGAAGGGCGACCTCGTGCTCGAACTGACGTCGCCGCTGGGCACCACCGTCCGCCTGCACAACCGGACGGGCGGCTCCACGGACAACATCGTCGCGCACTTCGGCGTCGACACGGCCGTGGACGGCCCGGGTACGCTGGCCGACTTCGCCGGCCAGTTCCCCATCGGCATGTGGACGCTGCACCTGGTCGATGCCGCCGGTTCGGACACCGGCACCCTGAACAGCTGGTGCCTGAACACGAAGGTCACCAGCTATGTGGTGGCCAACGAGGTGCCCAACGTGACCGTGGCCGTCAACGGCGGCCGCCCGCAGTTGAGCTGGAACGTCGCGCCCGGCATGGCCGACGGCTTCAATGTCTACCGCCGGACCCAGGCCGGGATCCGGACGCGCCTCAACGATTCGCTGGTGATGGCCAGTGACGGCCGCGTCGAGTTCGTGGACCAGTCCGCGGACTTCGCCGTGGGCACGGCGCTGTTCTACAGTGTCGGCGTGGTGCGCGGCGGATCCGAGATCGCGGTCGGAACCGAGATCGAGTACCGTGTGGGAGCCGGGTCGCTGCCGACGGCGTTCGCGCTCTACGGCAACTACCCGAATCCGTTCAACCCGTTGACGACCATCAAGTTCGACCTGCCGCGCGACGGCCATGTGGCGCTGCGGATCTATGACCTGAGTGGCCGTGCGGTCCGCACGCTGGCTGACGACAACCTCGTTCGCGCCACCCACACCTACCAGTGGGACGGCACGGACGACGCCGGTCATCGCCTGGCCAGCGGCGTCTACTATTATCGCGTCGATACCGACACCCAGTCGGCTACCGGCAAGATGATGCTGGTGAAGTAG
- a CDS encoding M28 family peptidase: MFRSSPAVRRIAFAAFVATVCPALLAPAVSSAAGVAFLPGATREAAPVGGSDLSVLVRELPEGLLVTDRLAPGAGNRFGTPFTAKSAGSEWYLIQPKGHRHPAAEIEAQLEGIAHIHLATGSAWVIEVPAENLRDFAHLDLCRERLPLEAPPAGWDRVRSRPVMPSAAKDAAQKAAFVDMISQPAIFQTIQEISGAALFWHNGALQSVNNRHISSAKHTLAADYMAAKLAALGYTVTFESFTQGGYACRNIVATKLGTVTPSEYVIVGGHYDSISQSTSTSAPGAEDNGSGTALVLELARIAAPRDFERSIQFVLFDAEEQGLIGSQRFVNTAVSQGRDIVAAIIHDMVAYYSANYAMRIEGETPWEWLMTIMAGNVDAFTDIGRQKDYYSWGSDHVPFQDAGIPAFLSIDYDYDSYAPYHRTTDTWAAITATAPIATQIARADAATLADVAGLLPDYVAGTGDVPAGARPVLSAAPNPFNPRVEISFSLREPANAARLAVYDLAGRQVRELAGGSLDAGAHAFTWDGLDDAGRSQSSGSYVCRLELGNGGEPASVKLNLVR, encoded by the coding sequence ATGTTCCGATCGTCGCCCGCGGTTCGCCGCATAGCCTTCGCAGCCTTCGTGGCCACTGTTTGCCCGGCACTTCTGGCACCCGCCGTTTCATCGGCTGCCGGAGTCGCTTTCCTGCCCGGCGCCACCCGCGAGGCGGCGCCGGTCGGTGGATCCGACCTTTCGGTGCTCGTACGGGAGCTGCCCGAGGGACTGCTGGTGACCGACCGCCTGGCGCCCGGCGCCGGGAACCGCTTCGGCACGCCGTTCACGGCGAAGTCCGCGGGTTCCGAATGGTACCTGATCCAGCCGAAGGGCCATCGGCATCCGGCGGCCGAGATCGAGGCCCAGCTGGAAGGCATCGCCCACATCCACCTGGCCACCGGGTCGGCCTGGGTGATCGAAGTGCCGGCGGAAAACCTCCGCGACTTCGCCCACCTCGACCTGTGCCGCGAGCGCCTGCCCCTGGAGGCGCCGCCTGCCGGCTGGGATCGCGTGCGTTCGCGGCCCGTCATGCCGTCCGCTGCCAAGGATGCGGCGCAGAAGGCGGCGTTCGTCGACATGATCAGCCAGCCCGCCATCTTCCAGACCATCCAGGAGATCAGCGGCGCGGCCCTGTTCTGGCACAACGGTGCACTGCAGTCGGTCAACAACCGGCACATCAGCTCGGCCAAGCACACGCTGGCCGCCGACTACATGGCCGCCAAGCTGGCCGCGCTGGGCTACACGGTCACGTTCGAGTCCTTCACGCAGGGCGGTTACGCCTGCCGCAACATCGTCGCGACGAAGCTCGGCACGGTGACACCGTCCGAGTACGTGATCGTGGGCGGGCACTACGACTCGATTTCCCAGAGCACCAGCACCTCCGCACCGGGCGCCGAGGACAACGGCTCCGGCACGGCGCTGGTCCTGGAGCTGGCCCGCATCGCCGCCCCGCGTGACTTCGAACGCTCGATCCAGTTCGTCCTGTTCGACGCCGAGGAGCAGGGCCTGATTGGCAGCCAGCGCTTCGTCAACACCGCGGTGTCGCAGGGTCGCGATATCGTCGCCGCGATCATCCACGACATGGTCGCGTACTACAGCGCCAACTATGCCATGCGCATCGAGGGCGAGACGCCCTGGGAATGGCTGATGACGATCATGGCCGGCAATGTCGACGCCTTCACCGACATCGGGAGGCAAAAGGACTACTACAGCTGGGGCAGCGATCACGTTCCATTCCAGGACGCCGGCATCCCGGCCTTCCTGTCCATCGACTACGACTACGACAGCTACGCCCCCTACCACCGCACGACCGACACCTGGGCCGCCATCACGGCCACGGCGCCCATCGCCACGCAGATCGCGCGCGCGGACGCGGCCACCCTGGCCGACGTTGCCGGGCTGCTGCCCGACTACGTGGCCGGGACGGGCGACGTGCCGGCCGGCGCCCGGCCCGTGCTGAGCGCGGCGCCGAACCCGTTCAATCCGCGTGTCGAAATCTCGTTCTCCCTGCGGGAACCGGCGAACGCGGCCCGCCTGGCCGTGTACGACCTGGCCGGACGCCAGGTGCGCGAGCTGGCCGGCGGATCGCTGGACGCCGGTGCGCACGCGTTCACCTGGGACGGCCTCGACGATGCGGGCCGGTCGCAGTCCAGCGGCAGCTACGTGTGCCGCCTCGAGCTGGGCAACGGCGGCGAGCCGGCGAGCGTGAAGCTCAACCTCGTCCGGTAG